From Salvia splendens isolate huo1 chromosome 16, SspV2, whole genome shotgun sequence, a single genomic window includes:
- the LOC121772615 gene encoding putative disease resistance protein RGA3, whose product MNSMSGVTSVKGNAIIITTRDEKVASTVKPFHFHKVNGLSDDDCWYIIKGKAFDGNGQVPPEFETIGKEIVRKCQGFPLAANVVGGVLCHKSVEEWHLINEKGLSNCEGGENIRKILKLSFDYMSSPSLKKCFAYCSNFPKGYGFNKIKLIELWMGEELLQPSQGEDMESVGNIFLNVLLQNSLLEVSYNSFYGGLCYEMHDLVHDLASSVLFNSTDSRTPARCMFLEEELSHIPKEVAKHLLTLFLKGKTSGIMFSDFQSLHNLTIGEIEEHQLPNSIRECIHLRNLDLSNSSIKDVPERIGELSLLQTLRASTKDTPELYADDSNNYLRMVRASSGKTLPNTLKKLVNLRHLYFGYGVELPGEIGRLTNLQALPYFSVGKEKGYYIEELGTLRNLKGKLTIQS is encoded by the coding sequence ATGAACTCCATGTCAGGAGTTACATCTGTTAAGGGAAATGCAATTATCATCACTACAAGAGATGAAAAGGTTGCTTCAACTGTCAAACCATTTCATTTTCATAAGGTAAATGGCTTATCAGATGATGATTGCTGGTACATAATCAAAGGAAAAGCTTTTGATGGAAATGGACAAGTTCCACCAGAATTTGAGACAATTGGAAAAGAGATTGTGAGAAAATGTCAGGGTTTTCCTTTAGCCGCCAATGTAGTTGGGGGCGTGCTGTGCCATAAGTCCGTAGAAGAGTGGCATTTGATCAATGAAAAAGGCCTTTCAAACTGCGAGGGTGGTGAAAATATCAGAAAGATACTAAAATTGAGCTTTGATTATATGTCTTCACCATCACTCAAAAAGTGTTTCGCGTATTGTTCGAATTTCCCCAAAGGTTATGGATTCAATAAGATAAAGTTGATTGAACTATGGATGGGAGAGGAGTTACTTCAACCAAGCCAAGGAGAAGATATGGAGTCTGTGGGAAACATATTTCTTAATGTTCTTCTACAAAACTCCTTGTTGGAAGTTTCATACAACAGTTTCTATGGAGGTCTTTGTTATGAGATGCATGATCTTGTGCATGATCTTGCATCGTCTGTATTGTTTAATAGTACAGATAGCAGGACCCCAGCTCGATGCATGTTTCTCGAAGAAGAATTAAGTCATATTCCAAAAGAGGTGGCAAAGCATTTGCTTACATTATTCTTGAAAGGTAAAACTTCTGGTATTATGTTTTCAGATTTCCAATCTCTGCATAATCTAACTATTGGTGAAATTGAAGAGCATCAGTTGCCCAATTCAATTAGGGAGTGTATACATTTGAGAAATCTTGATCTTTCAAATTCATCGATTAAAGACGTGCCGGAGCGGATTGGTGAACTCAGTCTCTTGCAAACGTTAAGAGCATCTACTAAAGACACGCCGGAGTTGTATGCTGATGATTCAAACAATTACTTGCGAATGGTAAGAGCATCATCTGGGAAGACACTGCCAAACACGTTGAAGAAGTTGGTTAACTTGAGGCATCTTTATTTTGGGTATGGTGTAGAGTTGCCTGGGGAAATTGGGAGATTAACTAATCTCCAAGCACTGCCTTACTTCTCAGTGGGCAAAGAGAAGGGCTATTATATTGAAGAACTTGGAACTTTGAGAAATCTCAAAGGAAAACTAACTATTCAATCTTGA